The window GAGTTGCACGAATACCTTCGCAGGGAAGGGGTCGACAAGGTCATCGTTTCATTCTCGGAGCGGCGCGGGGCCTTTCCCGTTGACGAGATCCTGCAGTGCCGCATGAGCGGCATCGAAGTAGTGGATGCGGTTACCTTCTATGAAAGCGTGAACAAGAAGCTGTTCATAGAGAACATCACGCCGAGCTGGTTCATTTTCTCTTCCGGCTTCAGAATTTCTACCGCGTACCGTTTTTGCAAGCGTGTGCTGGATATCTGCGGGGCATTGTTCGGTTTGGCAATCTGTCTTCCGTTCTTCCCGCTGGTGGCGCTTGCGATCAAGCTTGATTCCCCCGGTCCCATCTTCTTCAGGCAGGTTCGCGTAGGCGAGGGGGATAAGCTATTTATAATATTCAAGCTCCGTACCATGCGTCAGGATGCTGAAGTAGGAACCGGAGCTGTCTGGGCCAGCAAGGATGATCCGCGCATTACCCGTCTTGGCGCGTTTTTGCGCAAGTCCCGCCTTGATGAATTGCCCCAGCTTATCAACGTCTTGCGTGGCGAGATGAGTCTGGTCGGCCCCAGACCTGAGCGTCCGGAGTTCGTGAAGAATCTGAAGAAGGAAATTCCGTTCTATTCCGAGCGGCACTACATGAAACCCGGTGTTACCGGTTGGGCGCAGGTTCGGTATCCCTATGGTGCATCCTTGCAGGATGCCGTGGAGAAACTGCGCTACGACCTGTATTATATCAAGAACTACAGTCCGTTGTTTGATGTATGGGTGATCCTCCTGACGATTGGCGTCGTGGTATTCCGAAAAGGGGCGAGATAGTATGAAAAGAGCCTTTGTTACCATCATGTTCTTTCTGGCTATGGCAGTGATTACGACTTCGGCGTTTGCCGGCGAGTATCGGCTTGGTGCCGGTGACGCGGTTGCCATCAACGTGTGGGGCGAACCTGACCTGAATATTCAGGCCGCCATTCGTCCTGACGGAGTGATTACCATGCCCGGCGTGGGTGAAGTGGCTGCGGCGGAGAAGACGCCTAACGAGCTGCAGAAAGAGTTGGTGGACAAGCTGAAGACTCTGGTCCGTAACCCCATAGTCACGGTCACGGTTCTTGCTTTTCGTAACAACTCCGTTGTTGTCCATGGTCAGGGTGTGGAACCCAAGGTGGTGCCCCTGGATGGCCGCACAACCCTGCTTCAGCTGCTTTCATCCATTGCCCCCGGCAATATGGCCGACCTGAAGGGGGCATATGTGATGCGCGATGACAAAAAGGTGGTTGAGGGCTTTGAGGAGTTGTTCCTTCGCGGCGAAACCTCCCGCGACATCGTGCTCGAACCCGGCGACCGTATATTCATTCCGTACCGGGAAGACCGTTTCGTCTTTGTGCTCGGCGCAGTGCAGGCTCCGCAGGCCATTCCCTTCTATGAGGGCGTGACCATTCTTGAGGCGATTCTGCAGGCTGGCGGATTCGGAAAATATGCTGATGAGAATGACACGGTCATTATCCGCAAGGTGGCAGGCAAGACTTCCACGATCAAGGTGAAGGGAGAAGACCTCATCAAGCGTGGAGATCTTGAGCAGAACGTAAACTTGGTTGCAGGCGATTACGTTATCGTACGCGAAGGACTTTTCTAGGGAATGGTGGTTTGTCATGCAAGGTCTTGATCACAGTCGGCACGTCGTCAAACGCATTGTGAAGCTGCTTGTGGACAGGATTGTCCTGATTTCAGCGATCCTGTTTGCGTTCGTTCTGGGGGCCGTCGTCCTCAGCTACTCGTTGCCCAAACGCTATGAGGCAAGAGGGACGGTGTACATTGAGCAGAGTGTGATCAACGACCTTGTGCGCGGCATAGCCATTACCCCATCCATGTCGGCCAAGATCAAGGTTCTCAATGTGACCATGCTGAGCCGGGCCATGCTTCTCGAGGTCATCCGGGAGCTGGATATGGATGTCAATGCCGACTCTGAACCGGCTTTGGATACGCTCATCAATACCGTGCGCAGCAAGGTGGAGATATCTCTCAATGAAAGCAAGGGCCTGTTCTTCATCTCCTATGTGGATGAGGATCCGGCCCGCGCCCGGGACTTCGTGAATACGCTGATCCGACGATACATTGAGGAAAGCACCACCTCCAAACGCGAAGAAGCCTTTGAAGCCACGCGCTTTCTGGCAGACCAGATTGAACTGTTCCGCAAGCGTATCGAGCAGGCTCAGGTTGATATCGACGACTATCTGTCCCGTAACGGCAAGGCGCTCAATGCCAACGAGCAGATATTGCGGCAGGAAATCGAAATGGCTGAAGCCAAACTGCAGGGGCTGCGCATCAGAAAGAATGAGTTGGTGGCCAAACGCAGTCTGCTGGTTCGCAACACCCCGCTCAGAAAGCGCCTTGAAGATCTGGAGGCAGGCCGTACTTCCCTGCTTGTGAACTATACGGAGAATCATCCCAGAGTTCGCCGGGTGCAGGAAGAGATCGTTGCGGTCAAGCACGAGATATCGCGCAACGGCGAGAGCGAGAAACGGGCTGTCTACGGGACTGCAGAGTATCAGGAGACCAGGGTTGAGCTGGAAGCCATAGCGCAGATCGAGCGGGGGCTGGAGCGCCAGATTGTGGACGGTACCGACCAGCTCAGGCGTATTCCGGCCATGCGTTCCGAACTGCAGGAGCTTGAACGCAAGAAGAAGAAAGAAAGCATAATCTACGAGCAGCTTGTGGCCCGTTATGGTCAGTCAGAAGTTTCCAAGCAGATGGAGCTTCAGGATAAGGCTGTGAGCTTCAGGGTGATCGATCCCGCAACCCTGCCGGTGTATCCGATCAGCCCCAACAGGGTGCTCATTCTTCTTGCAGGCTTGTTCCTCGGGATCGGGGGCGGGACCGGACTGGTCCTGCTGCTCGACTTCCTTGATGGCAGAGTGAAAGCGTATCATGAACTGGAGCGTTTCGGCATTCCGATCATGGTCGTGGTGCCGGACATCGACAGCCTCAAGAATGATGACGGACTGCTGCGGGAGCACTGGCGCACACTCTCCGTGCTTGGCGGTATTCTTGCCCTGTTTATCGGGATGGTCGTCATTGAAGCCCAGCAGCTCACATACATAGAGGATGCCGTGAACACCTTGGTTCGGATGGTGTCGAACATCGTTTAGCGGGGAAAGGGAGGTTCTGTCATGAGCAGAATTGAACGTGCCCTTGAGCGGGCGGAAAGTCTGCAGGCCGGAAAGACTGCTGCCGAGGGGGAGGAAAAGCCTTCCATTCTGGAGCGGGCTGCAGGAGCTGCCTCCGAACGGAACAGGACTCCGGAGCCGATGCAAGGTGATTCTGATGTTGCGACACCTGCCTCCGCTGGCGCAGCTCCCGGCAGGGTGGCCAAGCATGTGGCCCCACGGTTGAAATTATCCGGAAAGTCGACGCTGGTGCGCCAGACGCCCGAGATAGATACATCCAAGATCGTTGCGGCTCAGGGGCTGTATTCTCCTGCCAGCGAAGAGTATCGCAAGCTCAAGGAACAACTGGTCAAGTTGACCAACTCCAAAGGGTTCCAGAATACGGTTCTGGTCACCAGTGCAACTGTTGGTGAAGGCAAGAGCATCACCGCCGTCAACCTTGCGGTGAGCCTTGCCATGGAGTTTGACCACACCGTTCTGTTGATTGATGCTGATATCCGTCGCCCCACCTGTCACAACTACTTCAATACGGCAGTGGAGCCGGGGCTCGCAGAATGCCTGCTGGATGGTGTCGAAGTGAAGGACGCCCTTGTTGCCACAGGGATAGGACGCCTGAGCTTCCTGCCTGCGGGCAGGCCGGTTGATAACCCGGTGGAAGTCCTGAATTCCTCTCTCATGAAAGACTTTCTGGCAGAGATCAAGAGCCGTTATCCAGACCGTTATGTCATTATTGACACGGCGCCCGTTCTTCCTTTTGCAGAGGCGCGGGTGCTGAGTCGCTTTGTCGACGGCACGCTTCTGGTGGTCCGTGAACGCGCAGTTTCCGTGAGAGAGGTGCAGGAAACGCTTCAGGCGCTCAGCGGGGCTAATGTTCTGGGTATTGTGTACAATGGCGCAACCAAGGCCAATTCCCCCGGCTCGTATTATTACGGCTACCATTATGGGCATAAGATCTAGAAGGGGATAGAGCGTGTACACCCACTACTTCGGTTTACGCGAAAAGCCCTTTGAATTGTTGCCGAACCCGGGCTTTCTGTACCCTAGCAGGGTGCACAGGAAGGCTCTTGCCTATTTGGAATACGGACTGAGGGAGAGGTCGGGTTTCATTCTGCTGACCGGCGAGGTTGGCTCTGGCAAGACAACCATCATACGCAACCTGCTCAAGCGGGATTTGCGAAAAACCGTGCTTTCCAAGGTCTTCAATACTCGGGTCGATTCCACGCAGCTCATCTCCATGATCAACGATGACTTTGGTCTGGAGGTGGGGGGGCGGGATAAAGTCGCCATGCTGCGTGACCTCAATGAGTTTCTCATTGATCAGTTTGCCGCTGGTAACAAGGCGGTGCTGATCATTGACGAGGCACAGAACCTCACCTCCGAGTTGCTTGAAGAGGTGCGGATGCTCTCCAATCTGGAAACGGATAACGCGAAGTTGCTTCAGATCATCCTGGTGGGACAGCCGGAGCTGAAGAAGACGCTGAATTCGCCTTCGTTGCGGCAGTTGCGGCAGCGAATTCTGGTTCAGACGCATCTGGCTCCCCTTACGGATGACGAGGTGGCCGAATACGTCCTGTACCGTCTGGAACGGGCGGGAAACCGCAGCGCGGTCCGTTGGGGAGAGGGTGCTCTTCAGGAAGTGCATGTGGCAACGCAGGGTATTCCCCGGCTTATCAATATTCTTTGTGATTATCTGTTGCTGGATGCGTTTTCCGACGAGCGGATGAGCATCGGTCTGGAGAATGTCCGCAGCGTGGTGGATGAGATTGATTTCCGCCACGTGTATTTCCCCGGGAGCGAAGATGAGATCGTTTCCGATCAGGTGGTTCAGGGAGGGAACGGGAGCAATGGTGAACACGCCATTCCCGAAGGCTGGAACGGTGCCGGAGTGGATAAGGGCACGAACGAGCGGTCCCGTGAGGCGGTGCACAGGATGATGAAGATGCTGCGGGAGATGCAGCAGCGACTAGAAGTTCTGGAGAACAGCATTCCACGTGTGGATGAGGGCGATATTCTGGAGATGAACGAGCGGTTGCAGCGGCTTGAACTGTTTTATGAGGAGTCCGCTTTGCAGCTTGGGCGTTTGAGCCTGGCCTTTCCAAGGCTGGAAGCCAGAATGAATGAAAAACCGCTGGCTCTGCTCAGGGAAGAGAAAACAGAACAGCGTGGCTGGTTCAGAAAAATGTGGGGGGCGTAACGTCTCTATCAGTATCTTGGGTTTGACCTGAGCTTTACAATGGTTTAATGTTCCGGGTAATTTGTGGAAGATTGTAGTGTAAAGATCAGTTGTACATCGAACTCAATGGATGTTGATATGTTGTTATCCAGATCATTCATGCTTTTCTGCACGTTGTTGCTGCTCACTTCTCAGGCTTTTGCCGGAGACCTCTCTTTCAAGCCCGGGATAGGTGTTTCCGAGGAATACACGGACAACGTGGATGAAACTCCGGAAGGTAAGACGGATTATATATCGCACATAAAGCCGTTGATGGAGTTGGAGTACGACGGGCCGCGATTGCAGACATCTCTCTCCTATGCAGGGGACTATCAGATGTATGCATCCGGCAAGAATACTGACCTGATTCATGATCTTTCCATGGAATCACTTGTCACCCTGATGCAGGACAGGCTGTTCCTTGAGGTTACCGAAGATTACGAATCGGTCTATCTGGACAGCACGCGTGGTGAAGTTGCGGATGATGAAACCGGCAACTACCGTGTGGACAGGAATACCTTCGGCATTTCGCCGTATGCCATGTTCGATGTGTCTGATCAGGGCATTCTGACCGCAGGCTACAAATTTCTCGATGTCCGCTATACTTCCGGTGATGAAGGTTCGGACAAGCAGGAGCACAAGGGGTACACCTCTCTCGACTATAGCCTGACGGATCGTCTGGGCCTGCTTACCGGCTACAGCCTGACCGCGCAGGACCAGGAAAACAAGACCGGATTGAAACGCCATAATGCCTATGGCGGTGCCCGGTACGCCTTTTCGGAAACGTTTGATGTGACTGCCCGTCTGGGTGCCGATTACACGGTGTTCAACAGCGGCGGCGACGCGGTGGATCCCTTCTGGGAAATTGAAGCGACCAAGCGAATTTCCAGACTGACGTTAACCTTGGCATCTGCAACCGCCTTTACCTCGGACCCGGACACCGAGGGTGACCTGAGAACCACCAGTTACTCTTTGAAGGCGGACTGGGATCTTGATCGTACCAAACTGCGGGGAGGCCTGAGATATTCTGATTCCGACCAGGGCGGCGGTGCCCGTTCCGAGGAGCTCAGGGATTCTTCCGGCTATGACGCCCAGACGTTTACTCCCAGCGTGGGGGTAACCCATGAACTGACGGACAGATTGAGCCTTGATGCGGATCTCCGCATGGATTTTCAGGATAAGAGCGGCGACTATGTGCAGCGTTTTTTTGCAAGCACGGGCCTCTCTTACTTGTTCACAGAAGAGGTAAGCAGTTATCTGAGGTACAAGTTCAAGGATTCCTACTCGGGTACGGACGAGGACAGCAACTACAGCGTAAACCGCGTAGAGCTGGGAGTGGAGGTCAAGTTCTAGATCCCCCTTTCCTGCGCGGTGTCGCAGGAGGATGGGGGGCATGGAACAGGGATACTTCTCCGGAACGACGGGGCGGAACCGTCCCCGTTTACCATCGCAACGCATCGTTTTTGATGCGCAGGCCGAATCTGGCGGCCTGACCAATGCTCTCACCGTTGATGTGGAAGACTATTTTCATGTCAGCGCATTCGAGAGTGTCATTTCTCCTTCCGACTGGGATGGCATGCCGCATCGCGTGGTGGGTAACACCATGCGGGTGCTTGAGCTATTTGCCGAATACAAGGTCAGCGGAACCTTCTTTGTTCTCGGCTGGGTGGCCGAGAAATATTCCTTCCTTGTCCGTCATATTGCTGAAGCCGGACATGAAATAGCAAGCCATGGCTGCTCACACCGGCGACTGCACCATCTCGAACGGGCCGAGGTGCGCGAAGAACTGTATCGTTCCCGCTCCCTGCTGGAGGATTTGTCCGGCATGGCTGTTGTGGGCTACCGCGCTCCCAGTTGGTCCATCTCTTCTGCAACCTTGTGGGTGCTCGATGTACTGATCGAGCTTGGCTACCTCTACGACTCCAGCATCTTTCCCATCTATCATGATCTTTACGGCATTCCCGATGCACCCCGCCTTCCTTACGTGATTCGCCGCGAGCGAGGCGAACTTCTCGAGTTTCCCCCGACCACCGTGCCGTTTTCACTTGGGGGGCGTTCCTGGAATTTCCCCATTGCCGGAGGCGGGTACCTGAGGCTGTTGCATCCGGGACTGGTGCAACGGGGCATCCGCTATGTGAACCAAAAGGAGGGCAGTCCTGCAGTGCTGTACTTCCATCCGTGGGAAATAGATCCGAAACAGCCGAGAGTGCGTGTCGGAGGCAGGTCCCGTTTCAGGCACTATCTCAATCTGGACAAGATGGAACAGCGCCTGCGCTATCTTTTGAGCCGCAATCGTTTTTCAACCATGGGTGATGTTCTGCAGAAACGCGTTCTGGCGGAGGCGGAGGAAGGGCCGTCTTCCGGAGTTGGTATCCGGGAAGATGCCCCCGCTGAAAAAGGAGCGGTTCCGCAGCAGGAGGGGCTGTAGCGATGAGGGTAATGAGCGTGGTTGATCAACGTGGTTACTATTGGATGCTCTTGCCGTTGCTGGCGATGGCCTTCATGTATTTCGGCATTGTAGGCGGAATGGTTGATGACTGGCTCAATGACGAGAACTATTCCCACGGCTTTATTATTCCGGGAATTGCGGCCTATTTCCTCTGGCGTTCCCGAGTGGAGCTGGTGTCATCTCCTGTGGCTCCTTCCTTCTGGGGGCTTGTTCTCGTGATGATGGGCGGGGCCATGTATCTTGCCGGCACCGTAGTGCAGGAATATTTCCTCATGCGTACGTCCCTCATCGTCATTCTTGCCGGTTGCATCTGGAACCTGTTCGGCTACCAGATTCTGAGGCTGGCCGCCTTACCGATCGCGTATCTCATTTTCATGGTGCCGTTGCCATATACCGTGTATAATTCATTGGCTTTTCCCCTCAAGCTCTTCGTAGCACGGGTGGCAGTCTTCCTGTTGAAGTTTTCCGGCCTGCCCGTGCTGCGTGAAGGTAATGTGATCATATTCCCCAATATCACGCTTGAGGTGGTTGAAGCCTGCAGCGGCATGCGTTCTCTTGTAAGCCTTATAGCCATGGGGGTGGCTTATGCTTTCCTGGCCTTGAGGTATCCGTGGCAGAGAGTGCTTCTGGTGCTGAGTACCGTTCCCATAGCTGTGGGAAGCAATGTGCTGCGGGTCTACGGCACCGGAGTGCTTTCACGGTATTATGGCGCTGAAGCGGCTGAAGGTTTTTTTCATGAGTTTGCCGGCATAGCCGTTTTTCTGGTCGCGTTGGCTGGACTGGTTGTTTTTGGGGCTGTGTTGCGATTTGTCGGAGGGCGCTTTCATGCGAAATAGGGCCATTCTTCTTTCCTTGCTGCTTGTTGCTTTCGGTGTGCTCGGGGGAATGCGTTCTGCGGTATCCACTCCCTCCTACATTCCGTTTGCCACCTTTCCCGCCCAGCTTGGGGAGTGGATGATGCAGAGAAGTTTCAGCATGACCGATGGTGAACTGCGTATTCTGCAGCTTTCTGACTACATGCTGCGTCGCTACGCGAGCAGGGACGGTGCGGTTGTCGATCTGTATGTCGGCTATCACGGGGGTGGAGAGGAGACGGGGCCTGTTCATTCTCCCAAGAACTGTCTGCCGGGGAGCGGCTGGCTGGAGCAGAGAATCGATACGGTCTCTCTTGCTCTGGAAGACGGTCAGAACATTACGGCGATGCGGGCGGTCTATGGCAAGGACGGCAATGTCGTTGTCTTTTACTATTGGTTCGATGTTCTCGGAGTCTCATACGTGGACGAGTTTTCACTGAAGTTTGCCGAGATCATGGGAGTGCTCCTTCATAACCGTCGCGACGCACTGCTGGTTAGGGTGTCTGTTCCGACGAGCGGTGATGTGCAGGTCGATAATGAGACTGTTCAAAGCTTCGTGCGGGAGTTCTATCCCGTATTGAGGCAATTCATTCCGGTTTAACGGGCGGGAGTGATATGTTTGGCATCATAGAAGCTGGAACAGCGGCCATATTGCTGGTGGTGTTGGGTGGAATCAGACTGCGCAGAGGGCGTAGTGCCATCTGGAGCCTGCCTGCCTTTCTTGTCAGCGGCATTCTTATCGGACTTGAGCAGGCATTGCTGACCATGCCGGAACTTGCCGACCGGCTTCTGCATCCGATCATAATCATGCATGCCCTGCTGTGTCCGGCGTGGCTGTTGTTCAGCTACAGCTATGTCCGTGAGTTCAGCCTGTCATCGCTGAAGGGAAGAAGCGGTGTGTTCTTCTACGGTTCCTTCATTCCTCTTATCGTGGCTGTGCTTAACAAGCCTGATGCCTTTTTCTATTCTCCCGATTTCAGGTTTGATCAGGCGCTGTTCCTGGAACCTCTCTCATTTTTCTTCTATCTGCAGATTCTGTTGTTCTTCTTCATAGCCATCGGCAACATTGAAGTTTCTCTGGCCTCTGCAGAGCATGGCGTGCGCTGGAAGGTGAAATATGCATTGCTCGGCGCAGGCACCATCATAGCCGTCCATGTTCTGTTCTACAGTCAGGCGCTCATAACACGGATGATCAATATGGATTACCTTACCCTGAAGTCCTTCGGGGTAATCATCGGCTGCGTCTTGTTCTACTATAGCGAAGCCGTCCGGAACGGCTCCGGCGTCATGCTGTCCGGACGAAAGATGGCACGGTCCGCAGTGAGTATTCTTGCGGGCGTGTATCTGCTCGGTTTGGGGGTCGTTCTGGAGGGATACCGGTATTTCGGAGCCACTTTTTCCAAGTACGCGTTGATATCGTTGCTGTTCTGTGTGGCCCTTGGTGGCGCCATCATGCTGTTTTCCGACAGGATACGGAGAAAGCTGCGCCTGCAGATGTACACGTTATTCTTCAAGGAAAAATACGATTACAGAAAGCAGTGGATGGAACTGACCAGAAATATGTCAACCGCCAGAAATACATCTGAATTGTTGCATATCGTTCTGGTGCACATGTGTGAAACGTTCGGTTTTGCAGGGGCGGGCTTTCTGCCGGCAGACCGTACGGACCCCTGTACCCTGCGGACTGGTGTGTTTCATGAACTACCATTGTTTGCGGATGTTCCCCGTGATGACAGCAAGGCCCTCTTTGCCATGGGAGGTGAAGCTCTTCCGCTGGCCTCGCTTGAAGGCAGAGTTTCTCCGGAAACCTACGAACGGTTGGTGCTGGCGGAAATATCCATGGTGCTTCCTGTTCATGCAGGCACTGAACCTGAGGGCCTTCTCCTTTTCGGCCGCGGGATTGACTTCAATGAAGAACATGGGCCGGAGGACTTCCAATTGCTCGCTGTGGAAGCGCAGCAGGTAGGGCTGACGGTGCGGAGTTTCCGCCATGGCGAGGAGCTTGCCGTGGCCAGAGAGATGGAGGCCATGGGGAGAGTAGCGGCCCTGATCCTTCATGACCTGAAGAATCAAGTCTACCCGCTTTCTCTGATGCTCGGCAATGCGCAGGAGTTCATGGATAACAAGGAGTTTCAGGACGACCTTCTCCGTACGCTCCGCAATACCGTGAATAATATGATGAAGCTTATCCGCCAGCTTACCGAGGTGCCCGACAGGTCTTCCTTGTCCAGAGAGCCGGTTGAACTGGCCGCACTGGCGGAAAGTGTCGCCGCTCTGGTGCCGCAGGCCACCGTTGTGGTTCGGGGCGGGCCGGAGGAAGTGCTGGGTGACAAGGAGCAGTTGGAGAAGGTTATTCTCAATCTGTTCACCAATGCCATTGAAGCAGGCGGAGAGCCATATATTGACGTGGAAGTGGGAAGAGACGGTCTCTCCCGTTTTATCAAGGTGTCTGACAGGGGCGGCGGAATCGATGAGACCATTCTGCGGGAAGGGTTGTTCACTCCATTCCGTACCTCCAAGAAGCGGGGAATGGGTATCGGGCTCTACCACTGCCGCAAGATCATGGATGCGCACAACGGCAAGGTGCTTGTCGAGAACAAGGCCGGAGTGGGGGCTACCTTTACCCTCTCGTTCGGCTCTGTCCCCGGACAAAACTAGAAGATCGTGCTGAAACCGAAGGATGCAGAGGGGTATGAATATGCATGCTCTACTCATAGTTGACGATAATCAGGATGTGCGGAGCCAGTTGCGCTGGGGGCTTTCCAAAGAAGGGTATTCTCTGCATCTGGCAGGGGACGGGGAAGAGGCCATGGCGTTGTTCAGGGAGCATGCCCCAGGCGTCGTGACGCTGGACCTTGGCCTGCCTCCGGATCCTGACGGAACCAGTGAGGGCTTTCGGCTGCTTCAGGAGATGCTGAGTGAAAAGCCGGAGACGCAGGTTATTGTCATAACGGGACATCATGACAGGGAAAATGCGTTGAAGGCCATTAACTACGGTGCATACGATTTTTGCCGAAAACCAGTGGACCTGTCGGAAATCAAGGTTCTCATCAATCGCGGTTTCTATCTGCACAGTCTGAGAAGCGAGAGTGCGAGAGCGTCTCTTGTTTCGGCCTCGCATACGGGCGGGGAAGATGACTGTATGGATGGCATCATCGGCAAGTGCTCGGCCATGAAGGATGTGTATTATGCCATTCGCAAGGTGGCGGCCACCGATGTGCCCGTGCTGGTTACCGGCGAGTCCGGAACAGGTAAGGAGCTTGTTGCCCGGGCCATTCATGCCGGAGGGCTGCGCAAATCTGCGCCCATGGTTACGATCAACTGTGGGGCCATACCGGAGAATTTGCTGGAAGCCGAGTTCTTCGGTCATGAGAAAGGCGCATTTACCGGTGCCATAAGCAGAGTGCAGGGGAAGGTGGAGTTTGCTGATAAGGGCACCCTGTTCCTTGATGAGATTGGCGACATTCCTTTCAACATGCAGGTGAAGTTGTTACGTTTTCTTCAGGAGATGGTCTTTCAGCGGGTGGGAGGCCGGTCGGATATTTCGGTCAATACCCGCATCATCGCCGCCACCAATCTTGATCTGGAAGAAGCCATGCATAACGGCAGGTTCCGTGAAGACCTGTATTACCGCATCGGGGTTGTGAGCATTCATCTTCCCCCGCTTCGCGAGCGTGAGGACGATGTGCTTCTGCTGGCGGATATGTTCCTTGAGCAGATGTCGCACGAGAACAATGTCGCCATGAGCGGGTTTACCGCCTCTGCCCGCAAGGCGATGCTGCATTACAGCTGGCCGGGCAACGTACGCGAATTGGAAAACAAGGTCCGTCGTGCCGTCATTATGGCAGGCGGACAGCGGATATCTGCCGAGGACCTCAATCTTGACGAACGGGCTCCGCAACCCAGCGGGCAGGCATCGAACCTTACGTTGAAAGAGGCGCGGAATGCGATTGAAAAGGAAATGGTTGATGCCGCGCTCAAGCGGTTTTCCGGCAATATCGTGCAGGCAGCCAAGTCCATCGGCGTGAGCAGGCCTACCTTCTACGATCTGCTCAAGAAGCACGATATCTCGGTGTAACTGTTTCAGGCAGGGGTTGTGATGTGTTGAAGTGAAAACGGGTGTTCTGGTCCCGAGGAGAAGGGAATGGATATCACAAAGGCCAGTCTGGCTCTTCCCGTTTTTTGGGGTGGGGTGCTTTTCCTTCTGCTCTCGACAAGGAGCAGGGGCAGGTTGCTGCCTGCACGTGGCATTGAACTGGACAAGGATTTCACGAACACGCTCAAAGGAGTGGCAACCTTTCTTGTCCTCTACCATCACACCTATCTCTATCATCCCGATGCGTATTGGTATCTTTTTGCAGGAGGCGAGTTCTTCAGCGGCGTCTCTCTGTTCTTCTTTATCTCCGGGGTGGGGCTTGCCCTCTCTCAGGAGGCCCGGCCACGAGGCGTAGCGGCTTTTCTGGCCCACCGTTTCCGGGTGCTGGCTCCGGTCGTCTTTTTAAGTCTGCAGGC is drawn from Desulfovibrio mangrovi and contains these coding sequences:
- a CDS encoding XrtA system polysaccharide deacetylase yields the protein MEQGYFSGTTGRNRPRLPSQRIVFDAQAESGGLTNALTVDVEDYFHVSAFESVISPSDWDGMPHRVVGNTMRVLELFAEYKVSGTFFVLGWVAEKYSFLVRHIAEAGHEIASHGCSHRRLHHLERAEVREELYRSRSLLEDLSGMAVVGYRAPSWSISSATLWVLDVLIELGYLYDSSIFPIYHDLYGIPDAPRLPYVIRRERGELLEFPPTTVPFSLGGRSWNFPIAGGGYLRLLHPGLVQRGIRYVNQKEGSPAVLYFHPWEIDPKQPRVRVGGRSRFRHYLNLDKMEQRLRYLLSRNRFSTMGDVLQKRVLAEAEEGPSSGVGIREDAPAEKGAVPQQEGL
- the xrtA gene encoding exosortase A, which encodes MSVVDQRGYYWMLLPLLAMAFMYFGIVGGMVDDWLNDENYSHGFIIPGIAAYFLWRSRVELVSSPVAPSFWGLVLVMMGGAMYLAGTVVQEYFLMRTSLIVILAGCIWNLFGYQILRLAALPIAYLIFMVPLPYTVYNSLAFPLKLFVARVAVFLLKFSGLPVLREGNVIIFPNITLEVVEACSGMRSLVSLIAMGVAYAFLALRYPWQRVLLVLSTVPIAVGSNVLRVYGTGVLSRYYGAEAAEGFFHEFAGIAVFLVALAGLVVFGAVLRFVGGRFHAK
- a CDS encoding exosortase C-terminal domain/associated protein EpsI, producing MRNRAILLSLLLVAFGVLGGMRSAVSTPSYIPFATFPAQLGEWMMQRSFSMTDGELRILQLSDYMLRRYASRDGAVVDLYVGYHGGGEETGPVHSPKNCLPGSGWLEQRIDTVSLALEDGQNITAMRAVYGKDGNVVVFYYWFDVLGVSYVDEFSLKFAEIMGVLLHNRRDALLVRVSVPTSGDVQVDNETVQSFVREFYPVLRQFIPV
- the prsK gene encoding XrtA/PEP-CTERM system histidine kinase PrsK; protein product: MFGIIEAGTAAILLVVLGGIRLRRGRSAIWSLPAFLVSGILIGLEQALLTMPELADRLLHPIIIMHALLCPAWLLFSYSYVREFSLSSLKGRSGVFFYGSFIPLIVAVLNKPDAFFYSPDFRFDQALFLEPLSFFFYLQILLFFFIAIGNIEVSLASAEHGVRWKVKYALLGAGTIIAVHVLFYSQALITRMINMDYLTLKSFGVIIGCVLFYYSEAVRNGSGVMLSGRKMARSAVSILAGVYLLGLGVVLEGYRYFGATFSKYALISLLFCVALGGAIMLFSDRIRRKLRLQMYTLFFKEKYDYRKQWMELTRNMSTARNTSELLHIVLVHMCETFGFAGAGFLPADRTDPCTLRTGVFHELPLFADVPRDDSKALFAMGGEALPLASLEGRVSPETYERLVLAEISMVLPVHAGTEPEGLLLFGRGIDFNEEHGPEDFQLLAVEAQQVGLTVRSFRHGEELAVAREMEAMGRVAALILHDLKNQVYPLSLMLGNAQEFMDNKEFQDDLLRTLRNTVNNMMKLIRQLTEVPDRSSLSREPVELAALAESVAALVPQATVVVRGGPEEVLGDKEQLEKVILNLFTNAIEAGGEPYIDVEVGRDGLSRFIKVSDRGGGIDETILREGLFTPFRTSKKRGMGIGLYHCRKIMDAHNGKVLVENKAGVGATFTLSFGSVPGQN
- the prsR gene encoding PEP-CTERM-box response regulator transcription factor produces the protein MHALLIVDDNQDVRSQLRWGLSKEGYSLHLAGDGEEAMALFREHAPGVVTLDLGLPPDPDGTSEGFRLLQEMLSEKPETQVIVITGHHDRENALKAINYGAYDFCRKPVDLSEIKVLINRGFYLHSLRSESARASLVSASHTGGEDDCMDGIIGKCSAMKDVYYAIRKVAATDVPVLVTGESGTGKELVARAIHAGGLRKSAPMVTINCGAIPENLLEAEFFGHEKGAFTGAISRVQGKVEFADKGTLFLDEIGDIPFNMQVKLLRFLQEMVFQRVGGRSDISVNTRIIAATNLDLEEAMHNGRFREDLYYRIGVVSIHLPPLREREDDVLLLADMFLEQMSHENNVAMSGFTASARKAMLHYSWPGNVRELENKVRRAVIMAGGQRISAEDLNLDERAPQPSGQASNLTLKEARNAIEKEMVDAALKRFSGNIVQAAKSIGVSRPTFYDLLKKHDISV